From the Methanobacterium sp. BAmetb5 genome, the window AAACCCAACTGGCCAAGGCTATTTCCCAGGCTTTAAGTAGGGATTTTTTCCGGGTGCAATGTTACGAAGGCATAACCTTTGAACAGATGGTGGGAGAGTGGAATTATCAGAAACAATTACTCCACCTGGAGATGTCCCGTCTTAAAGAGACTGAACAGGATGTGTTTTCCGAGGAATTCTTCATTAAAAGACCATTGCTGCAGGCCTTCATTAACCCAGTTCCGGCAGTGTTATTGATTGATGAAATTGATAAGGCTGATGAGGAGGTGGAAAGCTTCCTTCTCCAGGCTCTGGGAGAAAAGGAGATCACGGTAAATGATCTGGGAACATTCATCCTAAAAAACGATCTGGTGGTTGTTTTAACCTCAAATTCACAGAGAATGCTTTTAGATGAAACCAGAGACCGGTGTCTTTTCCTTTATATTGATTACCCTACCCTGGAGAGAGAAATGGAAATTGTTAAGTCCCTGGTACCAGAAGCACCCCACGAGCTGGTGGAGAAAGTGGTGGGGATCATGCAGAGGATTAGGAAACTGGAGTTAATGAAGATACCCTCTATTCGGGGAACAGTGGACTGGATACGTACCCTGCTTTTAACCTCAGAGGATGATTTCAGTGATGAAACCCTGGAGAAAACTGTCCAGGTAGTTTTAAAATCAGAGGAAGACCGTGAAAAGGTGAATACCCGGATATTCAAGTGATGGTTTTATGGATAAGATAGTTGCATTTTCTGGTACTTTACGCGAGAAGGGATTTCCCGTCAGTATCCGAAGTACCCATGCAGGTAAAGAAGTTTCTAAATTAATAGCTGAAGAAGATCCACTCTTCAAGTCAGCACTGGCCGCAGTGTATGTCAAAGAACGGAGACAGAGGGAATCGTTTAACCAGGTTTTTGATGAGTTCTTTGAGGGGGTTGTTGCTGATGGAGAGGAGGAAGGAGATGAAGGCACTTCAAGCAAGGCCTCTGATAAAAATGTCTGGTCAAAAAGTTCACAAAAATGGGTCATCACTAACCAGGAAGATGATAACAGCGAAGTAAAAGCCCCCGAGATACAGTCCAGTGAATTCAATTACCATCCTCCACTGGAAGATTATAATGAGGACACACCCAGTGATTCAGAACTTCTCAGGCGGGATATTAACACCCTGAATTCCTTTGAACCGGAACTTTTCCTGTTGTGTCAGAAGATGGGTAAAAAGATTGCTATGGTGCGTAGCCGGCGCCAGCGCCAGGCAAAGATCATGCGACCCGATGTGCGCCGTACCATCCGTAAAAATCTTCAAAATGGTGGGGCCCTTATTGACCTGGTTAAAAGTAAGCCCCGGATTAAAAAGAACCACCACTTCTTTTTAAATGATGTGAGTGGTTCCTGCGACTGGATCAGTAACTGGTTTTTTTGTCTGCTCTACGCTGCCCAGAATTCCTTCCGCCGGGTTCGGGTATTTGATTTTGACAATCGTTGCGTGGAAACCACCAGCGCCATGGGTGAACCCGATATGATGGAAGCTTTTATCAAGGTTCGGGATATTTTACATAAGAATCTAATGGTCCACGGGACTAGCAACATGTACCATGCCTTTGAATCCTTTTTAGGTAAGGCTCAACTTAACCGTCGTTCCACCCTTATGATTCTCACTGATTGCCGGGATTGGGCTGGTCCCAAGGTAGATGGGATACCGCAGAGTGCGGAGCTGGTGGGGAAGATGAGTCGTAAGTGCCGGAAGGTGATGATACTCAACCCTGAGGAGAGGAAAAAATGGGATGTGGTGGATAGCTGTGTTTCCCATTACCGTGATGCTGGTGCCGAGATACACGAGGTCCGGAACCTTAATCAGCTGGCCCTATTGGTAAGGGATCTTTAATTATAACCTAAACTTTAATCATAACCTAAACCATTAGTTCTGATGTTTAGGAAAATTCATGAATTTACAGGGGAAGGTGGTTAAATGGATGAAAATAAAATTGAAGACTGGTACGTGGTTTGTCGGAATACAAAATGCAGGCATCGCTTTCCTATTCCCCCGGACACCGCTGTGGAGTGGAAGAAGCAAAAATTCAGGGGTGTCTGCGGCCACGGGGAGGATAAAGTAATTTTAGAATTAAAAGAACCAGTTGAATGCCCGGAATGTGGAGAGGAAAGTTACCGGACCATTCCCCGAAACTTTCGTGGACCAACCAGTAAATCCTGTTCGGTTTAATTGATTAGGAGTATCATTCAACGTTTAACTGAAAAAAGGGCTTAAAATAAAAAAGTTTGTAAAATTAGCAAACATTCCTTATTAAGAATTTGGACCCATGGAATTTGCCCTCAATGGAGGTATCTTACCATTTTCTTAAGATCGCCCCCATTTTTAATCTTTTTTTCCAGGTCCAGTTCCACATATACTTTTCTACCTTTAGTGTAACTGGAGGATATAATCAGCTGGTTTCCGTATAGTTTATAGCCATCCACTGGTGTGTGGCCTACCATCATGGCCTGACAGCCCACTGCCTCCAGGAACTGGTCCACATCCTGCTTACTGTACTCGGGGTAACGTCTCCATAGAAGCTCAAAAAGGGACTGGTTAGCCGAATAACCCCTTCGGGTTATGTTCATTATTTGCTGTAGTGATCTAACATTTTCAGGAGGGCCTGAATGACTGATAAATACTCCATTTGATGTTTTAACTGCTACTGGAAGTTTTTTAAAAAAACTGGTATATTCATCGAGTTTAACCTTCCATTGACTGCCATACTTGTCTTTTAAGAGTTTTTCAAAAATGAGACTTTGGTTAACTCCACCCTTGTAAACTGGATTGCCGGTTATGGTTGCCCACTCATGGTTTCCCAGTAAAAGGTGGAAACCGGGATATTTCTTGCAGTCTAAATGGATTTCTTCCAGTAATTCCAGGGACTTATCTGCTTCTTTGGTCCCCATGGCATGGATGAAATCTCCAGTGAAAATGAGGTACTTGTCTTTAACTGGTATATTCTTCCATATTTGGAGTAGTTTATGGAAGTCTTTAAGGTTTCCATGAAGGTCGCTGGCAAGTACTGCCAGGCCCCGGCGTGGTAGTTTTATAACGTCCCCTCCCTGATCAGACATGGTATATAATTTGATGTTTGATGGTATTAGTCCCTTACCACCCGAAAAATCAGGGAAATAAATTCAAATTAATGACATCAAATGCTAAAAAATAGTAAAAAAAATCTAACGATTTTATTCCGAACTACTGCGCCCAAAGAAGTTTTCCAGGGTAACCACTTTATCGGTGCCTAATTCCCGGGGTGGTTCAAGGGCTTTGAATTCCATTCCCAGTTCTTCCAGTAATTCCAGGGCATCATCCGTAGCTGATGGAGCAACCAGCACCCCCCGCACTTTTTCTTTATGGTCACTGAAGCAGTCCACGTACCGTCTTAACTGTTTAACTGCATTGGTACCTGCCTTCCGGCTTTTAAGCTCCAGAATAGTGATGTTACCATCCTGGTCCTTTCCCAGTATGTCAATAAAACCCTGTGGTGTATGATATTCACGTGAAGTGGGGCGGAATCCCTTTTCAAATACTTCCGGGTCTTTAAATATTAGGTCCCCCATGTTAGCCTCGTATCCTGCCAGTTCAAGGATTTCTGAATCTTCACCTATAAAATAGGATATCATATGGGTTTGCAGGATTTTAACTTCCAATGATTCAGAGGGATTTCGTCTAACACCCTTTATTTTAACCATTCCCTGGTAAATATCAGCAGTTACTTTGGTTTTGGGAGGTTGCCAGTTTACCGGGTCCAGGTTTCGGTCCTGGTGGATGATGAATGAACCATCTGATTTTATTAAAATGATCCTGTCTCCTAATCCCAGGCGGCTAACAGCCCTTCCATCGTAATCTACACGACAGCAGGCCATGATGGTGATAACTGCTCTTTTGGATAATCCTTCATTGATAATCTCTAGTACACGTGGGGTGTCCGGGTTTTTTTCTTCCACCAGTTTCATGATATGAATTTCAGAGCTTATATTAAAAATATTTCACTGTTATAATAATATAAGAATTATAATTATTAATTAACATAATAGAACTAATCCTTTACTCCCTTTACCTCACTTAATGCTTTTTTAGATTCTTTCAAAGCCCAGAGAAAGATAGAATGATATAATAACCTTAATAATTGCATAATACTCTTTATAATTACACAAACATCCCTATATCGCCTTATAAAAACATAAAACAATAGAATTTGAGTATTTATGGAGTAATGGAGATTTGTAGTATCATTAGCTCCATTCAAGATGTCTAAATAAGAATATAGTAGAATTTATTAAATTGAGGATACATATTTATGGGCATTAATAGGAGAAAGTGGCTTTGATAATGAAACTTTAGAATTTATTAAAAGAGTGGTTGGGTGAGCATGTTGGAAACAGACCTGTTAATTGACACCGAACTCTCAAAAATGCACCTGGAAAAAGCACTGGATTTTTTACATAAATTCTATCTACTGCCCCAATCAGAATTATTTAAAAATGTTTCTAAAACTGTGGAGGATGGTGTGGGAGTTCTATCTTACACTGCCACCGACCCGGAGAATAAATGGGAAGTTGGGATTAAAATCAGGGCTACCAATCCCTTCCAGGTCAAGTTTACCACCAGTGCACCCCCAAAATTAGAACCAGACCATGAGCTGGATGTCCTTAAAGAAGATATTCTAATTGGTCTTCACACCTTTGAGGATGCCATTCGCCAATCCACCCTCTATTTTGCATGGGTGGAGGGAGAGGATATCATACCAGAAGCACCTCCCACCCGCCGTAAAAAGGCCTCCTTTCGTATGTTTGGAAGCAATATGATCCTGATTTACCTCTTATTCTTTGGAGTTAACCTGGTTCTTTTTCTTTTACTGGGCGTGATAGCAGCCATTATTGCCA encodes:
- a CDS encoding MoxR family ATPase; translated protein: MEVTNIKTNTKSGTTKKGVYSIDYIRDALVGARYIPDDNIITILYLSLELGKPILVEGPPGTGKTQLAKAISQALSRDFFRVQCYEGITFEQMVGEWNYQKQLLHLEMSRLKETEQDVFSEEFFIKRPLLQAFINPVPAVLLIDEIDKADEEVESFLLQALGEKEITVNDLGTFILKNDLVVVLTSNSQRMLLDETRDRCLFLYIDYPTLEREMEIVKSLVPEAPHELVEKVVGIMQRIRKLELMKIPSIRGTVDWIRTLLLTSEDDFSDETLEKTVQVVLKSEEDREKVNTRIFK
- a CDS encoding VWA domain-containing protein, producing MDKIVAFSGTLREKGFPVSIRSTHAGKEVSKLIAEEDPLFKSALAAVYVKERRQRESFNQVFDEFFEGVVADGEEEGDEGTSSKASDKNVWSKSSQKWVITNQEDDNSEVKAPEIQSSEFNYHPPLEDYNEDTPSDSELLRRDINTLNSFEPELFLLCQKMGKKIAMVRSRRQRQAKIMRPDVRRTIRKNLQNGGALIDLVKSKPRIKKNHHFFLNDVSGSCDWISNWFFCLLYAAQNSFRRVRVFDFDNRCVETTSAMGEPDMMEAFIKVRDILHKNLMVHGTSNMYHAFESFLGKAQLNRRSTLMILTDCRDWAGPKVDGIPQSAELVGKMSRKCRKVMILNPEERKKWDVVDSCVSHYRDAGAEIHEVRNLNQLALLVRDL
- a CDS encoding metallophosphoesterase — its product is MSDQGGDVIKLPRRGLAVLASDLHGNLKDFHKLLQIWKNIPVKDKYLIFTGDFIHAMGTKEADKSLELLEEIHLDCKKYPGFHLLLGNHEWATITGNPVYKGGVNQSLIFEKLLKDKYGSQWKVKLDEYTSFFKKLPVAVKTSNGVFISHSGPPENVRSLQQIMNITRRGYSANQSLFELLWRRYPEYSKQDVDQFLEAVGCQAMMVGHTPVDGYKLYGNQLIISSSYTKGRKVYVELDLEKKIKNGGDLKKMVRYLH
- the nucS gene encoding endonuclease NucS; translation: MKLVEEKNPDTPRVLEIINEGLSKRAVITIMACCRVDYDGRAVSRLGLGDRIILIKSDGSFIIHQDRNLDPVNWQPPKTKVTADIYQGMVKIKGVRRNPSESLEVKILQTHMISYFIGEDSEILELAGYEANMGDLIFKDPEVFEKGFRPTSREYHTPQGFIDILGKDQDGNITILELKSRKAGTNAVKQLRRYVDCFSDHKEKVRGVLVAPSATDDALELLEELGMEFKALEPPRELGTDKVVTLENFFGRSSSE